In one window of Methanosarcina vacuolata Z-761 DNA:
- a CDS encoding NAD-dependent epimerase/dehydratase family protein, with the protein MRDYTSDYEGKTILVTGGAGAIGGNLCRKLSDMNAHKVIILDDLSSSYEWNIPEADNIFFVKGSILNDEMLKRVFKEKPDYVFHLAAHFANQNSVDNPEKDLMINGIGILKVLQYAQLVSVKRFVYSSSGCGVYGLDSKMPFEEHDISISLHTPYQVTKLLGELYTNYFHNLYNMPIANARFFNSYGPGEVPGKYRNVIPNFFYWAMKGLSLPITGNGTETRDWTYVGDIVNGLVAMGIEEEAIGEAFNLGSGIDHQVIEMATIVNGLTNNEAAVSFKERRDWDVKTKLLSCVDKANRVLGYKPQMKFEDGLKNVHAWFEENWENIEKSAEF; encoded by the coding sequence GTGAGAGACTATACAAGTGATTATGAAGGAAAAACTATACTTGTTACTGGAGGAGCTGGTGCTATTGGAGGAAACCTCTGCCGAAAACTCTCCGATATGAACGCACATAAGGTTATCATATTAGATGATCTCTCCTCTTCTTATGAGTGGAACATACCAGAAGCAGATAACATCTTTTTTGTTAAAGGGAGCATTTTGAATGATGAAATGCTCAAGCGGGTCTTCAAAGAAAAACCTGATTATGTATTCCATCTAGCTGCCCATTTTGCAAACCAGAATTCTGTTGACAACCCTGAGAAAGACCTCATGATCAATGGTATAGGGATTCTCAAAGTTCTTCAGTACGCTCAACTTGTTAGTGTAAAGCGGTTTGTTTATTCCTCATCCGGATGCGGAGTTTATGGGCTTGATTCCAAAATGCCATTCGAAGAACATGATATTTCAATCAGTCTTCACACACCTTATCAGGTAACGAAACTTCTTGGTGAACTGTACACCAATTACTTCCATAATCTTTACAATATGCCCATTGCAAACGCTCGCTTCTTCAACTCCTATGGGCCAGGGGAAGTTCCAGGAAAGTATAGAAATGTAATCCCCAACTTTTTCTACTGGGCGATGAAAGGACTGTCACTCCCAATTACTGGTAACGGCACAGAAACAAGAGACTGGACTTATGTAGGAGACATTGTCAATGGTCTGGTTGCCATGGGTATAGAAGAAGAAGCCATTGGTGAGGCTTTTAACCTTGGTTCAGGGATAGATCATCAGGTCATTGAAATGGCAACAATTGTCAATGGATTAACGAATAACGAAGCTGCAGTTTCTTTTAAAGAACGCAGGGACTGGGATGTAAAGACAAAACTTCTTTCCTGCGTTGATAAAGCGAATAGGGTACTTGGTTATAAACCTCAGATGAAATTTGAGGACGGCCTGAAAAATGTACATGCCTGGTTTGAAGAAAATTGGGAAAATATTGAGAAGAGTGCAGAGTTCTGA
- the wecB gene encoding non-hydrolyzing UDP-N-acetylglucosamine 2-epimerase produces the protein MKIAIILGTRPEIIKMSPIIRQCEKQGINYYILHTGQHYSYEMDKIFFEQLKLPHAKYNLDVGAGKHGKQTGKMLVAIEEILIQDRPDIVLVQGDANTVLAGALAASKLQIKIGHVEAGLRSFDCTMPEETNRIITDHISDYLFTPTETSRKYLLNEGIPEEKIFVTGNTVVDAAYQNLEISKNGANILKELGLKEKEYFAATAHRAENVDGKELLGRILYGFSQIYQEFGLPTIFPAHPRTVKMIKKFGVEVPKRTRLIEPLGYLEFLQLESGARMILTDSGGVEEESCILKVPCVALRDNTERPDFLKQWS, from the coding sequence ATGAAGATTGCAATCATTCTCGGCACGAGGCCTGAGATTATAAAAATGAGCCCTATTATAAGGCAATGTGAAAAACAGGGCATTAACTATTATATTCTCCACACAGGTCAGCATTATAGCTACGAAATGGACAAAATCTTTTTTGAGCAGCTAAAACTCCCACACGCAAAATATAATCTTGACGTCGGCGCTGGCAAACATGGGAAACAAACCGGAAAAATGCTTGTAGCCATCGAAGAAATTCTGATTCAAGACAGACCGGATATTGTACTTGTCCAGGGAGATGCAAACACTGTCCTTGCCGGGGCCCTTGCAGCTTCCAAACTTCAGATCAAAATCGGACATGTTGAAGCAGGTTTGAGATCTTTTGACTGCACAATGCCCGAAGAAACAAACAGGATCATTACAGACCACATTTCTGATTACCTATTCACCCCTACCGAAACTTCAAGAAAGTACCTGCTAAATGAAGGTATTCCCGAAGAAAAAATCTTTGTCACAGGAAATACGGTCGTTGATGCAGCCTATCAGAACCTTGAGATTTCTAAAAATGGAGCTAATATCCTTAAAGAACTCGGCTTAAAGGAAAAAGAATATTTTGCAGCTACAGCGCACCGTGCCGAAAACGTGGACGGCAAAGAACTCCTCGGCAGGATCCTTTACGGCTTTTCGCAGATATACCAAGAATTTGGTCTTCCTACCATCTTTCCAGCCCATCCTAGAACTGTGAAAATGATCAAAAAATTCGGTGTTGAAGTCCCTAAAAGAACAAGGCTGATTGAACCTCTTGGCTACCTAGAATTTTTACAGCTCGAGAGCGGGGCAAGAATGATCCTGACCGACAGTGGAGGTGTGGAGGAAGAAAGCTGTATCCTCAAAGTTCCTTGCGTGGCGCTCCGGGATAATACAGAGAGGCCTGATTTTCTCAAACAGTGGTCATGA
- a CDS encoding glycosyltransferase, protein MLQETDWIKRGPHQQHHLMDRMALKGHKIRVIDYDYLWKEDKDTEIITGRKEINGAYKIFKEADITLIRPGMIKVPILDVASIFYFHKKEIKKQIKEFNPDVIIAFGILNAYIGMQQAKKHNIPFVYYLIDHLHTLLPGELKRKTAEQFEKWTIKGADKVFVINQGLRDYAMEMGGNSNKISVVPAGVDLEKFNPQVDGSLIREKYGIKKDDILLFFMGWIYEFSGMKEVAESISTTKNEHFKLMVVGEGDLFKPLLKMKTEKKMDGKLILTGKIPFEEIPEHIAAADVCLLPAYKNEIMMNIVPIKVYEYMAVGKPVIATNLPGIQKEFGFNSGINYIEDSADTLEKATWLYKSHKVEDEGEKAYSYVHNLSWDKVTVQFENLLSNC, encoded by the coding sequence GTGCTTCAGGAAACCGATTGGATAAAAAGAGGGCCTCATCAACAGCACCATTTAATGGATAGAATGGCGTTGAAAGGCCATAAGATAAGAGTAATTGATTACGACTACCTATGGAAAGAAGACAAAGATACAGAAATAATCACCGGTCGGAAAGAGATTAACGGAGCTTACAAAATATTTAAGGAAGCTGATATTACTCTTATCAGGCCAGGAATGATTAAAGTTCCTATCCTTGATGTAGCATCTATCTTTTACTTCCATAAAAAAGAGATTAAAAAACAGATTAAAGAGTTTAATCCAGATGTAATAATTGCATTTGGCATTCTTAATGCATATATTGGTATGCAGCAGGCTAAAAAGCACAATATTCCCTTTGTATATTATCTTATAGACCATTTACATACATTGCTTCCAGGTGAACTCAAACGAAAAACCGCAGAACAGTTTGAGAAATGGACAATCAAGGGCGCAGATAAGGTATTTGTTATTAACCAGGGTTTAAGAGACTATGCTATGGAGATGGGTGGAAATAGCAATAAAATATCTGTAGTACCTGCAGGCGTTGATCTTGAAAAATTCAATCCTCAGGTAGATGGTTCATTGATCAGAGAAAAATATGGGATCAAAAAAGATGATATCTTATTGTTCTTTATGGGGTGGATATACGAGTTCTCGGGAATGAAAGAAGTTGCAGAAAGTATTTCTACCACTAAAAACGAACACTTTAAATTAATGGTAGTCGGAGAAGGAGATCTCTTCAAACCTTTACTCAAAATGAAAACTGAAAAAAAAATGGATGGAAAATTGATACTAACAGGAAAAATCCCGTTTGAAGAAATTCCGGAACATATTGCTGCTGCTGATGTTTGCCTTTTGCCAGCTTATAAAAATGAAATTATGATGAACATAGTGCCGATCAAGGTCTACGAGTATATGGCTGTAGGAAAACCTGTAATAGCCACCAACCTTCCTGGTATACAAAAGGAGTTTGGATTTAATAGTGGAATTAACTATATTGAAGACTCCGCTGATACGTTAGAAAAAGCAACATGGCTTTACAAATCACATAAAGTTGAAGATGAAGGTGAAAAAGCATACTCCTATGTTCATAATTTAAGTTGGGATAAAGTTACTGTTCAGTTTGAAAATCTCTTGAGCAATTGTTAA
- a CDS encoding IS66 family transposase, which yields MPQSVKGEFGPGIKSLIITLNHVANVSEPKIHEFLKNIGVHISKATISRILTKDIDIFHQEKAEIFLEGLKATPYQQIDDTGARVNGVNYYTQILCNLYYAAYFTVPNKNRETILDVLLCGKEKTYCFNEEAFDLMKTFNVSQRWIEKLSSLKNKIFSDEEMRRKLDCIFLHGRKTTKKKVLEAGAIAAYHQMTNIPVVTTLLSDDARQFRQIAYHHALCWIHDGRNYKKLRPVVPYHREKLEAFLDRYWDFYGELCKFRIKPDSEVAEQLSIKFDQLFSTKTGYEQLDERIAKTKENKEQLLKVLILPEIPLHNNAAELAARAKVRKRDVSLQTITEEGTKANDTFMTIIQTAKKLGVSAYQYICDRVSSIFEMPSLAQIIREKSSVSGN from the coding sequence TTGCCACAAAGCGTAAAGGGTGAGTTTGGTCCTGGGATCAAATCTCTTATAATCACTCTTAATCATGTTGCTAATGTTTCAGAACCCAAGATACATGAATTCCTAAAAAATATTGGTGTCCATATATCTAAAGCCACTATTTCTCGAATCTTGACAAAAGATATTGATATTTTTCATCAGGAGAAAGCCGAGATTTTTCTGGAAGGTCTTAAGGCTACGCCTTATCAGCAGATTGATGATACAGGTGCAAGAGTCAATGGTGTCAATTATTATACTCAGATTCTTTGTAATCTTTATTATGCTGCTTATTTTACAGTTCCAAATAAGAACCGGGAAACCATTTTAGATGTGCTTTTATGTGGAAAAGAAAAAACGTACTGCTTTAATGAGGAAGCATTTGATCTGATGAAAACGTTTAATGTTTCCCAAAGATGGATAGAAAAGCTCTCTTCTTTAAAAAACAAAATATTCAGTGACGAGGAAATGCGTCGAAAACTGGATTGTATTTTTTTGCATGGTAGAAAAACTACTAAGAAGAAAGTTCTTGAAGCCGGTGCAATTGCGGCATATCATCAGATGACAAACATACCTGTGGTTACCACACTTTTGAGTGATGATGCACGTCAATTCAGGCAAATTGCATATCATCATGCTCTTTGCTGGATTCATGATGGTAGAAACTACAAGAAATTGAGGCCAGTAGTTCCTTATCATAGAGAAAAGCTGGAAGCTTTTCTGGACAGGTACTGGGACTTTTATGGTGAGCTTTGTAAGTTTAGAATAAAACCAGATTCAGAGGTAGCGGAGCAATTATCCATTAAGTTTGATCAGTTGTTTTCTACCAAAACAGGATATGAACAGCTGGATGAAAGAATCGCTAAGACGAAAGAGAACAAGGAACAGCTGTTAAAGGTACTGATTTTGCCAGAGATTCCGCTGCATAACAATGCAGCGGAACTGGCAGCAAGAGCAAAGGTCAGAAAAAGAGATGTGAGCCTTCAAACCATAACAGAGGAAGGAACAAAAGCAAATGACACATTTATGACGATTATTCAGACAGCAAAGAAACTGGGGGTAAGTGCATATCAGTACATATGCGATAGAGTCAGCAGTATATTTGAGATGCCATCTTTAGCTCAAATCATCAGAGAAAAAAGCTCAGTGAGTGGAAATTGA
- a CDS encoding NAD-dependent epimerase/dehydratase family protein translates to METQRILVTGGAGFIGTNLVNELKSRGHEVIAADLYNTRRENYIRADVRNYRQVERIFEQSKFDYVYHLAAEYGRWNGEDYYENLWQTNVIGTKNMLRLQEKLKFRMIFYSSAEVYGDYNGVMTEDVMENNPIKDTYQMNDYAITKWDGELMCMNSAKMFGTETVRVRPVNCYGPYEHYTPYRGFIPKFIYLALHNKPYTVHGGHKRIIDFVEDSCNTWANIVDNFIPGEVYNVAGRPEWEKDIKEYSDLVLKAVGIDDSLVTYEGAEEFTTKVKTIDCSKAIRDLKHNPKVSPEEGISRTVEWMKKYYRIGE, encoded by the coding sequence ATGGAAACCCAAAGAATACTTGTTACTGGTGGAGCAGGTTTCATCGGTACAAATCTTGTTAATGAATTGAAAAGTAGAGGTCACGAAGTAATCGCGGCTGATCTCTATAACACCAGGCGTGAAAATTACATTAGAGCTGATGTCAGAAACTATAGACAAGTTGAAAGAATTTTTGAACAATCAAAATTCGACTATGTCTATCATTTAGCAGCCGAATATGGCCGATGGAATGGAGAGGATTACTATGAAAATCTCTGGCAGACTAATGTGATAGGCACTAAGAATATGCTTCGGCTCCAGGAGAAACTCAAATTCCGCATGATTTTTTATTCCAGTGCAGAAGTGTATGGAGATTATAATGGGGTTATGACCGAAGATGTGATGGAAAATAACCCCATTAAAGATACTTATCAAATGAATGACTATGCCATCACTAAATGGGATGGGGAACTTATGTGTATGAACTCTGCGAAGATGTTTGGAACAGAGACTGTCAGGGTTCGTCCCGTAAATTGTTATGGTCCCTATGAACATTATACACCTTATCGAGGTTTTATTCCTAAATTTATCTATCTGGCCCTCCATAATAAACCGTACACGGTGCATGGCGGACATAAACGAATAATCGACTTCGTTGAAGATTCCTGTAATACCTGGGCAAATATTGTTGATAATTTCATTCCTGGAGAGGTCTACAATGTAGCTGGAAGGCCTGAATGGGAGAAAGATATTAAAGAATATTCAGATCTTGTGTTGAAAGCCGTAGGTATAGATGATTCCCTTGTTACTTATGAAGGGGCAGAAGAGTTTACAACAAAAGTAAAAACAATTGATTGTTCTAAAGCCATAAGAGACCTTAAACATAATCCAAAAGTTTCTCCAGAAGAGGGGATAAGCAGAACAGTAGAATGGATGAAAAAATATTACAGAATAGGTGAATAA
- a CDS encoding GDP-mannose 4,6-dehydratase, with amino-acid sequence MRLLVAEDCGFIGSNFIRYMLKKYLDYEVVNLDKFTYVVNPADFKNIEANLNYSSIKSDRCDSVIVNEIMKKADKVVHFVAESHVDRSIDDGSIFVRGNVLGTSVLLQSALANKIKKFSNLSTDKVYRSTKEGSFTETDNLNPSSPYP; translated from the coding sequence GTGAGACTTCTGGTTGCAGAAGACTGCGGATTCATAGGCAGCAACTTTATCCGTTACATGTTGAAAAAATATCTGGATTATGAAGTTGTAAACCTTGATAAGTTTACCTACGTCGTAAACCCCGCAGATTTCAAAAATATTGAGGCAAATTTAAACTACTCTTCCATTAAAAGTGATAGATGTGACTCTGTGATTGTAAATGAAATCATGAAAAAAGCAGATAAGGTTGTCCATTTTGTAGCCGAAAGTCACGTAGACCGCTCAATTGATGACGGCTCAATCTTTGTGAGGGGAAATGTACTCGGAACAAGTGTCCTTCTTCAGAGTGCCCTTGCGAATAAGATCAAAAAGTTCAGTAATCTCTCTACTGATAAGGTTTACAGAAGCACAAAGGAAGGTTCTTTTACCGAAACAGATAATTTGAATCCTTCAAGTCCCTACCCCTAG
- a CDS encoding flippase, producing the protein MSKNIDESLRKIVKGSTVIFVGTIVSLFLGFLSRIIMIRFTTQNEYGIYSLTFTIITICTTISTLGLQDGTARYVAYFRGKNETKNVQDIIYSSIISTLMASILITSLVFTVADYIAVDIFHSQEVSYILRIMAISIPFTVLINIIIAIFRGFDKVTTKIYFNNILQPIVYLFLLGVVVYFNPSFIKMITVYLISVLSTFIMIIIYFVKENPILVNWKNVNINHNTKTLLRNSIPLLGVSILIMIMSWTDTLMLGYFKTPEIVASYNAVYPLATLLSTGINSVGFLYLPIISNLYSKNQIKDIRKISESSTKWNFIATIPVFALLFMYPEFIINVLYGSRYSGAGNVLQILALGYIMNSLFGLNYYTLLSAGKSRLLMNCSIISAIMNIILNLILIPPYGMLGAAIASAVSFTFIEIYMTIKLYQFLRVHLFTKMYIKFVLTTVLLIIAFYTFRTLIAQTVWTIWKFYSIFLVTYILSIPLTKSLDEDDFKLLEKIKKKLESIF; encoded by the coding sequence ATGTCAAAGAATATAGATGAATCACTTCGAAAAATAGTAAAAGGATCTACAGTGATATTTGTAGGAACAATTGTAAGCCTCTTTTTAGGATTTCTATCTAGGATAATTATGATAAGATTTACCACTCAAAATGAATATGGAATTTATTCCCTTACATTCACTATAATAACTATTTGTACGACAATATCTACGCTTGGATTACAAGATGGAACTGCAAGATATGTTGCATATTTCAGAGGAAAAAATGAAACAAAAAATGTTCAAGATATAATTTATTCATCTATAATAAGTACACTGATGGCAAGCATTTTAATAACTAGTCTGGTATTTACAGTAGCAGATTATATTGCAGTAGATATTTTTCATTCTCAAGAGGTTTCATATATATTAAGAATTATGGCGATATCAATTCCTTTCACTGTATTAATAAATATTATTATAGCTATATTTAGAGGTTTCGATAAAGTTACTACTAAGATTTATTTTAACAATATATTACAACCAATAGTATATCTTTTCCTTCTTGGAGTGGTAGTTTACTTTAATCCTTCATTTATTAAAATGATTACTGTTTATTTGATTTCAGTTTTGAGTACATTTATAATGATAATAATATACTTTGTTAAAGAAAATCCTATTTTAGTTAACTGGAAAAATGTAAATATTAACCACAATACAAAGACACTATTAAGAAACTCCATTCCTCTTTTAGGAGTGAGTATTTTAATAATGATAATGTCTTGGACTGATACCTTAATGCTTGGATATTTTAAAACACCTGAAATAGTGGCCTCTTACAATGCAGTGTATCCTTTAGCTACCTTATTATCAACAGGAATTAATTCGGTAGGCTTTTTGTACTTACCTATTATATCAAACTTATATAGCAAAAATCAGATAAAAGATATCAGGAAAATTAGCGAAAGCTCAACAAAATGGAATTTCATAGCAACTATACCAGTGTTTGCCTTGTTATTTATGTATCCAGAGTTTATAATAAATGTTCTCTATGGATCTAGATATAGCGGAGCTGGCAACGTTCTGCAAATTCTTGCTCTAGGATATATTATGAATTCGTTATTTGGATTAAATTACTACACATTACTCTCAGCAGGTAAATCTCGTCTCTTAATGAACTGTTCTATAATTAGTGCTATAATGAACATAATTTTGAATCTGATATTAATTCCTCCATATGGTATGCTTGGAGCGGCCATTGCATCAGCAGTCTCCTTTACATTTATAGAAATATATATGACTATAAAATTATATCAGTTTCTTAGGGTTCACTTATTTACGAAAATGTATATCAAATTTGTTTTGACAACAGTTTTATTGATAATTGCCTTTTACACGTTTAGAACTTTAATTGCTCAAACAGTATGGACAATATGGAAATTTTACTCAATATTCCTAGTAACATATATACTATCAATACCACTTACTAAATCTCTAGATGAAGATGATTTTAAACTATTAGAAAAAATAAAAAAAAAGTTGGAATCGATTTTCTAG
- a CDS encoding glycosyltransferase family 2 protein produces MSKEKIVDKSAQRIVQKQSECVKSTAPQNVTVILPAYNEEISIGSVVLLARYYADSVIVVDDGSSDRTAEIAKKAGAEVIVHEANKGKGAALKTGFAAADDLGADIIVTMDSDGQHNPAEIPKLVDPIIKGEADMVNGSRYLNGLDKNTPSYRRVGQTILDGATKLNSGLQITDSQSGFRAFSASTKNVFRFKAQGMAIESEMLADAGKSGLRIAEVEIGVRYDVDCSTVNPIKHGFGVLFMILKDIEFNKPLYYLTVPGLILGISGFIMGAYFVQDFTMGKSLYFGPTMLMILFIIVGSFMALTGILLHSISTILKDVKIA; encoded by the coding sequence TTGAGCAAAGAAAAAATAGTGGATAAGAGTGCCCAGCGCATAGTCCAAAAACAAAGTGAGTGTGTAAAGAGCACAGCCCCGCAGAATGTCACAGTGATCCTTCCTGCCTATAATGAAGAAATTTCCATAGGAAGTGTAGTCCTGCTTGCCAGATACTATGCCGACAGCGTAATCGTGGTCGATGATGGCAGTTCGGACCGGACAGCCGAGATTGCAAAAAAAGCAGGAGCTGAGGTAATTGTTCATGAGGCAAACAAAGGGAAAGGCGCAGCCCTCAAGACCGGTTTTGCAGCCGCAGACGACCTGGGCGCAGATATTATAGTTACAATGGACTCTGATGGTCAGCACAATCCTGCCGAGATCCCCAAGCTTGTTGATCCTATTATTAAAGGTGAAGCCGACATGGTCAACGGCAGCAGATACTTAAACGGCCTGGATAAAAATACGCCTTCCTACCGTCGGGTCGGCCAGACTATTCTTGACGGGGCCACCAAGCTAAATTCAGGGCTTCAGATTACCGATTCCCAGAGCGGCTTTCGTGCCTTTTCAGCCTCAACGAAAAATGTTTTCCGCTTCAAAGCTCAGGGTATGGCTATTGAAAGCGAAATGCTTGCAGATGCAGGCAAATCCGGCCTTCGTATAGCCGAAGTTGAAATTGGCGTCCGATACGACGTAGACTGTTCAACTGTAAACCCGATAAAACACGGCTTTGGAGTTCTTTTTATGATTTTAAAAGATATTGAATTCAACAAACCTCTTTACTACCTTACAGTCCCGGGATTGATTCTTGGAATAAGTGGTTTTATTATGGGCGCTTATTTTGTACAGGATTTCACGATGGGAAAAAGTTTGTATTTTGGGCCTACAATGCTCATGATTCTGTTTATTATCGTAGGAAGTTTCATGGCTTTGACAGGTATCTTACTGCATTCCATATCTACAATTTTGAAGGACGTGAAAATCGCGTAA
- a CDS encoding DUF362 domain-containing protein, which yields MPTNSPKVYINTINEQNLLEEIQKGLEFIQVDEIINRNSVIFIKPNLTDYIHKPGITTTPQMIKAVIETFSPRVKKVFVGESDGGNYSYSADTSLKNHGIFDVASHFSNVEVVNLSKLPRKKVIENVCGKEVWVDLPDLLLNEIDCLVSVPVLKTHAMTHGTFSIKNLWGCYPDPMRLLYHKNLDYKLALISKLTKNKIQIVDGFWALDGHGPMEGTPVKTNKILISNNPVAVDSSAAYLMNLDKSKIKHLGVAEQFGLGISDINKIQYNRDVHREKLQSFKPYKVRLDYLSVLLFKSEILSKIVLSSPITPLIYKIVNVSRPKNKRTYCAEHNKAKNEFRGR from the coding sequence ATGCCAACTAACAGCCCTAAAGTCTATATTAACACAATTAATGAACAAAATCTTTTAGAAGAAATTCAAAAAGGATTAGAATTCATACAAGTAGATGAAATTATCAATAGAAATTCTGTAATTTTTATTAAACCGAATTTAACTGATTATATTCACAAACCTGGAATAACCACAACTCCACAAATGATTAAAGCAGTAATAGAAACGTTTTCTCCACGCGTAAAAAAAGTATTTGTGGGAGAATCAGATGGAGGAAACTATTCTTACTCAGCGGATACTTCTTTGAAGAACCATGGCATTTTTGACGTTGCTAGTCATTTTTCCAATGTAGAGGTTGTCAATCTTTCAAAGTTGCCTAGAAAGAAAGTTATCGAAAATGTATGTGGAAAAGAAGTGTGGGTTGATCTTCCAGACTTATTACTTAACGAAATAGATTGTCTTGTTTCAGTACCTGTCCTGAAGACTCATGCAATGACCCATGGAACTTTTAGTATTAAAAATCTATGGGGATGTTATCCTGATCCAATGAGGCTACTTTACCATAAAAACCTTGACTATAAACTGGCTCTTATCAGCAAATTAACTAAAAATAAGATTCAAATAGTCGATGGCTTCTGGGCACTGGACGGTCACGGTCCTATGGAAGGAACTCCTGTAAAAACAAATAAGATTTTAATCTCGAATAACCCTGTTGCAGTTGATTCTTCAGCAGCATACTTAATGAATCTAGATAAAAGTAAAATAAAACATCTGGGTGTAGCTGAACAATTTGGCCTGGGAATATCTGATATTAATAAAATTCAATATAATAGAGATGTGCATAGAGAGAAGTTACAAAGTTTCAAGCCTTATAAAGTAAGACTTGACTATCTTTCAGTTTTACTGTTTAAAAGCGAAATCCTTTCAAAAATTGTATTGTCTTCTCCAATTACACCTCTTATTTATAAAATCGTGAATGTTTCAAGGCCAAAAAACAAAAGGACATACTGTGCAGAGCATAATAAGGCTAAAAATGAATTCCGCGGCAGGTAA
- the wecB gene encoding non-hydrolyzing UDP-N-acetylglucosamine 2-epimerase, translated as MLIAMIGIILGTRPEIIKMSPVITECEKLNLKYFILHTGQHYSYEMDRIFFDMLNLPQPDYNLDTGSGTHASQTGKIMLGIENVLSMVQPDIVLVQGDTNTVLSASLVAAKLNIKVGHVEAGLRSFDRNMPEEINRIVSDHISDYLFAPTETSYQQLVKEGIDPENIFVTGNTVVDAVYQNIKIAKNKVDILKKLGLFPKKYILVTFHRAENVDIKERLEGIITGLKLIKDYFSLPIIFPIHPRTEKMVKQFGFSLEGINIIPPQGFLEFLQLEANAKFVLTDSGGLQEETCILGVPCITLRDNTERPETLEVGSNVLAGVNPLVILSHAKNAVREKHWSNPYGNGTAAKLIVDICKNAIKEKNWSNQYKDEATEKIALDICGEVSK; from the coding sequence GTGTTAATAGCAATGATCGGTATTATTCTAGGTACACGACCGGAAATTATCAAAATGTCTCCTGTCATAACAGAATGCGAAAAACTAAACCTGAAATATTTCATACTTCACACTGGTCAGCATTATTCCTATGAAATGGATCGTATTTTTTTTGATATGCTAAATCTCCCTCAACCTGACTACAACTTAGATACAGGTTCTGGAACCCACGCTTCACAGACTGGTAAAATCATGCTGGGTATTGAAAATGTTCTCTCCATGGTACAACCTGACATTGTTCTTGTACAGGGAGATACTAATACCGTTCTTTCTGCAAGTCTTGTGGCAGCTAAATTAAATATTAAAGTTGGGCATGTTGAGGCTGGTCTCAGGAGCTTTGACCGAAATATGCCAGAAGAGATAAATCGCATTGTCTCAGACCATATTTCCGATTATCTTTTTGCTCCAACTGAAACTTCATATCAACAATTAGTAAAAGAGGGAATTGATCCTGAAAATATCTTTGTCACGGGAAATACCGTTGTCGATGCAGTATATCAAAATATCAAAATTGCAAAAAATAAAGTAGATATACTGAAAAAACTGGGCTTATTTCCTAAAAAATATATCCTTGTTACCTTTCATCGAGCTGAAAATGTAGATATTAAAGAAAGGCTGGAGGGAATTATTACAGGACTAAAATTGATTAAGGATTATTTTTCACTTCCAATAATTTTTCCTATTCATCCAAGAACTGAAAAAATGGTAAAACAGTTCGGCTTTTCTCTAGAAGGAATTAATATTATCCCCCCACAGGGATTTCTTGAGTTCCTTCAACTGGAAGCTAATGCCAAATTTGTATTAACAGATTCCGGAGGCTTACAGGAAGAAACCTGCATACTGGGAGTACCTTGCATTACTTTAAGGGATAATACTGAGCGTCCGGAAACTCTGGAAGTCGGGTCCAATGTTCTTGCAGGTGTGAACCCGCTTGTAATACTCAGCCATGCTAAGAATGCAGTTAGGGAAAAACATTGGAGTAATCCCTATGGCAATGGGACTGCGGCAAAATTAATCGTAGACATATGCAAGAATGCAATCAAGGAGAAAAATTGGAGTAATCAATATAAAGATGAAGCTACGGAAAAAATTGCTTTAGATATATGCGGAGAAGTTTCGAAATAA